The following coding sequences lie in one Maribacter forsetii DSM 18668 genomic window:
- a CDS encoding vWA domain-containing protein → MKNFLKSFSVLFMIALFVSCGNADDDVSLILNTGDGLGEGTVVDDCLGLEEGELVLSIQDQYTTLPGKVSVFFRVSDTGGNPVPGLTADQFTIYEQGRNDDCFNTISTSESSARISPNSQIFSNNTLLVLDLSNSVLSSSLEELKLASTSFIEAVMPETANESVKMAIYWFDGEDELHLLNELTSSRVELTEAVDGITDDISNDPSTDLYGAVIKSTDIASDLVKVSTEGGKIGAASVVLFTDGTDQASRYTEDAALKKVNEANANISFFSIGLGAEIDTEVLTAIGKTASVFATNKDELETTFRDISEKVSERANSFYLFEYCSPKRDGSGENNLAIEINTGSRQGAVQTKFSANGFTGGCE, encoded by the coding sequence ATGAAAAATTTCTTGAAGTCCTTTAGTGTATTGTTTATGATAGCACTATTTGTTTCTTGTGGTAATGCAGATGATGATGTTAGTTTAATCCTAAATACAGGAGACGGACTAGGAGAAGGTACCGTGGTAGATGATTGTTTGGGACTAGAAGAAGGTGAACTTGTGCTATCTATACAAGATCAATACACTACACTACCTGGTAAAGTATCTGTATTTTTTAGAGTATCCGATACTGGCGGAAATCCGGTTCCTGGCTTAACGGCAGATCAATTTACCATTTATGAGCAAGGTAGAAATGACGATTGTTTTAATACGATATCTACTTCAGAATCATCGGCACGTATATCACCAAACTCACAAATTTTCTCAAATAACACATTACTAGTATTAGATTTAAGCAATAGTGTTTTGAGCAGTAGCTTAGAAGAATTAAAATTGGCTTCCACTAGTTTCATTGAAGCGGTTATGCCAGAAACAGCGAATGAATCCGTTAAAATGGCTATCTACTGGTTTGATGGGGAAGATGAATTACACTTGTTAAATGAATTGACATCTTCAAGAGTTGAACTTACTGAAGCAGTTGACGGAATAACAGATGATATCAGCAACGACCCTTCTACAGATTTATATGGTGCGGTAATAAAATCTACTGATATTGCGTCTGATTTAGTAAAAGTATCTACTGAAGGTGGTAAAATAGGTGCTGCATCTGTAGTATTGTTTACAGATGGTACAGATCAAGCTTCACGTTATACGGAGGATGCCGCTTTAAAGAAAGTAAATGAGGCAAATGCTAATATCTCTTTTTTCAGTATTGGTTTAGGAGCAGAAATAGACACTGAGGTTTTAACAGCTATAGGTAAAACAGCAAGTGTTTTTGCAACCAATAAAGATGAATTGGAAACAACGTTTAGAGATATCTCTGAAAAGGTTTCTGAAAGAGCCAATAGCTTTTACTTATTTGAGTACTGTAGCCCTAAAAGAGATGGTAGCGGAGAAAACAATTTAGCTATTGAAATCAATACCGGTTCTAGACAAGGTGCAGTGCAAACCAAGTTTAGCGCAAACGGATTTACAGGAGGTTGTGAATAG
- a CDS encoding XdhC family protein, whose translation MTHEFKKIIKEYSIAKLANLKCVLATVVDLDGSSYRKPGVRMLIREDDVMIGAVSGGCVEKEVLFQAQSVFENGITKLMTYDGRFRLGCEGLLYILLESFSPEEALITDFKFVIENRKSFKLNTSYIKEYGDLEGYGTFMSLNSDTYTFNSGTKEQTNSLHFCQTLEPCQRLLLIGGEHDAVQLAHFGLGMGWEVNVAVTPKENKSIADFHGIDRLLDFEPEEFPVETIDKNTAVLLMTHSYVKDLKYLMRLKNSKPTYLGILGPIKRREKLLSELLEHDMDIDLGFIENIHGPAGLNIGAETPQEIAISILAEILTVIRKTQPVMLKDKLKSVH comes from the coding sequence ATGACTCACGAATTCAAGAAAATAATTAAGGAGTACAGCATTGCTAAATTGGCAAATTTGAAGTGTGTGCTTGCAACTGTCGTAGATTTAGATGGCTCTTCTTATCGGAAACCTGGGGTTCGTATGCTTATTCGTGAAGATGATGTAATGATAGGTGCCGTTAGTGGTGGTTGTGTAGAGAAAGAAGTTTTGTTTCAAGCACAATCAGTATTTGAGAATGGAATTACAAAACTAATGACCTATGATGGTAGATTCAGATTAGGTTGTGAAGGTTTACTTTATATCTTATTGGAATCCTTTTCACCAGAAGAGGCTCTTATTACCGATTTTAAATTCGTTATAGAAAATAGGAAATCGTTCAAGCTTAACACATCTTACATAAAAGAATATGGCGATTTAGAAGGATACGGTACATTTATGAGTCTAAATTCAGACACCTATACATTTAATTCCGGCACTAAGGAACAAACAAATAGTCTACACTTCTGCCAGACATTAGAACCTTGCCAACGCCTTTTATTGATAGGAGGTGAGCATGATGCGGTTCAACTAGCTCATTTTGGATTGGGTATGGGATGGGAAGTGAACGTTGCCGTAACACCAAAAGAGAATAAATCCATTGCTGATTTTCATGGTATTGATAGATTATTGGACTTTGAACCAGAAGAATTTCCTGTTGAAACCATAGATAAGAATACCGCTGTTCTTTTAATGACGCATAGTTATGTAAAAGACTTGAAATATTTAATGAGATTAAAAAATAGTAAACCTACGTATTTAGGAATTTTAGGACCAATTAAAAGAAGGGAGAAATTGCTATCTGAATTATTGGAACATGATATGGATATTGATTTAGGCTTTATTGAAAACATTCATGGTCCTGCAGGATTAAATATTGGAGCTGAAACACCGCAAGAAATAGCAATATCTATTCTTGCAGAAATATTGACCGTAATTAGAAAAACACAACCCGTTATGTTGAAAGACAAATTGAAATCTGTTCATTGA
- a CDS encoding nucleotidyltransferase family protein encodes MKKDVHIAVLIMAAGASRRMDGIKQLMPWKDSNFLMETIKTVQQTKATSIHVVLGSNAEFISTECSLKEKNIEIIVNSNWENGLGESIAHGVKVLLKQTPGLDGVLICLADQPLLSSVYLDSLIEEFTKHPSKIIATNYHKKVGVPALFPKLLFEKLSTLKGDFGAKEILNNEGNVIISLDASDQMIDVDTNLEYQNLLKRTNNTLNT; translated from the coding sequence TTGAAGAAAGATGTACATATAGCAGTTCTTATTATGGCAGCTGGTGCTTCTAGAAGAATGGACGGCATCAAGCAGTTAATGCCATGGAAAGATTCTAATTTCTTAATGGAAACCATTAAAACAGTTCAACAGACTAAAGCTACATCAATTCATGTCGTACTAGGTTCAAACGCTGAATTTATTAGTACTGAGTGTAGTTTGAAAGAAAAAAATATTGAAATAATCGTAAATTCTAATTGGGAAAATGGGTTGGGCGAAAGTATTGCCCATGGGGTTAAAGTGTTACTTAAGCAAACACCTGGCTTGGACGGTGTTTTGATTTGCCTTGCAGACCAGCCATTATTGAGTTCTGTATACTTAGATTCATTAATTGAAGAGTTTACAAAACATCCATCAAAAATCATTGCAACAAACTATCATAAAAAAGTGGGTGTACCCGCATTGTTTCCTAAATTGCTGTTTGAAAAATTGAGTACATTAAAAGGAGATTTCGGTGCCAAGGAAATTTTAAACAATGAAGGCAATGTAATTATTTCTCTGGATGCATCAGATCAAATGATTGATGTGGACACAAACCTAGAATACCAAAATCTACTAAAGCGAACCAATAACACACTTAACACCTAA
- a CDS encoding amidohydrolase family protein has product MIKLKYTIFVILTLVLTTTITAQEMGFEEYNPTSTLVVPGGEITKAKFPFIDVHSHQRDMSVETLNGLISHMDAMNEAIMVNLSGRSGKSLKEKIDNINKSYPNRFVVFANVDFEGAKDMEWGKQAAAQLEQDIKNGAKGLKIFKSLGLRNKDADGNRLAIDDPRLDPIWAKCAEMEVPVLIHAADPKSFWDAMDADNERWLELKTHPRRKRTATDPAPFEQIIQEQHNVFKKHPNTKFINAHMGWHANNLKKLGELLDEMPNMNVGISAVIAELGRQPQNARAFFIKYQDRVLFGKDSWKPEEFPTYFRVLESNDEYFPYYKKYHAFWSMYGLNLPDDVLKKLYYQNALNLIPGLDASLFK; this is encoded by the coding sequence ATGATCAAATTAAAATATACTATTTTTGTAATACTAACACTAGTACTAACTACTACTATAACAGCCCAAGAAATGGGTTTTGAAGAATATAACCCTACATCTACGTTGGTGGTGCCTGGTGGCGAAATAACCAAAGCTAAATTTCCTTTTATAGACGTACATAGCCATCAACGAGATATGTCGGTCGAGACTTTGAACGGATTAATTTCTCATATGGATGCTATGAATGAAGCCATAATGGTGAACTTAAGTGGAAGGTCTGGAAAAAGTCTCAAGGAGAAAATTGATAATATCAATAAAAGTTACCCTAATAGGTTTGTAGTTTTTGCCAATGTAGATTTTGAAGGAGCAAAAGATATGGAATGGGGAAAACAGGCTGCAGCCCAATTAGAACAAGATATTAAGAACGGAGCTAAGGGATTAAAGATTTTTAAAAGTTTAGGATTACGTAATAAAGATGCAGACGGTAATCGTTTGGCAATAGATGACCCCCGTTTAGACCCCATTTGGGCTAAATGCGCAGAAATGGAAGTACCGGTATTGATTCATGCTGCTGACCCAAAGTCTTTTTGGGATGCTATGGATGCTGATAACGAACGTTGGTTAGAATTGAAAACGCACCCTAGAAGAAAGCGTACAGCTACAGACCCTGCGCCTTTCGAGCAAATTATTCAAGAACAACATAACGTGTTCAAAAAACATCCTAATACCAAATTTATAAATGCTCACATGGGTTGGCATGCTAACAACCTTAAAAAATTAGGAGAACTATTAGATGAAATGCCAAATATGAATGTGGGTATATCTGCAGTAATTGCAGAGCTTGGTAGACAACCTCAGAATGCTAGGGCATTCTTCATTAAATATCAAGACAGGGTATTGTTCGGTAAGGATAGTTGGAAACCAGAAGAATTCCCTACGTACTTTAGAGTATTGGAAAGCAACGATGAGTATTTTCCTTATTATAAGAAATATCACGCATTTTGGTCCATGTACGGATTGAACCTACCTGATGATGTGTTGAAAAAACTATATTACCAAAATGCGTTAAACCTAATTCCAGGATTAGACGCATCTCTGTTTAAATAG
- a CDS encoding RNA polymerase sigma factor, with protein MQKEEVFTELIQEHQALLYKVTSIYTENKEDQEDLFQEVVYQLWKYFDSFRNDSKITTWMYRVAMNTSITFIKKKKRRPDSVPIADVFLKQSDTNDDAYDERLKLLYRHLKHLNTLEKGLIFLLLEGKSYNEISDITGLSASNVGTKISRIKKKLKMNMTKQ; from the coding sequence ATGCAAAAAGAAGAAGTCTTTACTGAATTAATACAAGAGCATCAGGCATTGTTATATAAGGTGACTTCAATCTACACCGAAAACAAAGAAGATCAAGAAGACCTGTTTCAAGAAGTGGTCTACCAGCTTTGGAAATATTTTGACTCCTTTCGTAACGATTCAAAAATAACAACTTGGATGTATCGCGTAGCTATGAATACTTCAATTACATTTATTAAGAAAAAAAAGAGAAGACCAGATTCCGTACCCATTGCAGATGTTTTTTTAAAGCAATCAGATACTAATGATGATGCGTATGACGAGCGATTAAAACTACTTTATCGGCATTTAAAGCATTTAAACACCTTAGAAAAAGGACTTATTTTTCTACTATTAGAAGGTAAAAGCTATAATGAAATATCAGACATTACAGGCTTGAGTGCTAGTAATGTTGGTACAAAGATATCTCGAATAAAAAAGAAATTAAAAATGAACATGACAAAACAATAA
- a CDS encoding GntR family transcriptional regulator → MNLRDQVRDYLLSEMTTGNLKTGKTINLAALARHLKVSVTPIREALTQLQQSHIIKAVPNRGFIIAELDVEEAEDLYELVANLEVMAIENSEFTEEHIIELKEQQEVFENAKDAISRIQADLEFHRLLTKNYKNDLALKILHDLKTRIFFYERAFTNDDSFYNKSDNQHESIISAIADDNVPTASLLLKMNWMLILNYVQKKLTE, encoded by the coding sequence ATGAACTTAAGAGATCAAGTACGGGATTATCTGTTATCTGAAATGACAACAGGTAATCTTAAAACAGGAAAGACCATTAATTTAGCAGCATTAGCACGGCATTTAAAAGTTAGTGTTACTCCTATTAGAGAGGCTTTAACCCAATTACAACAATCCCATATTATAAAAGCCGTACCCAATAGAGGATTTATAATAGCAGAATTAGATGTAGAAGAGGCTGAAGATTTGTATGAGTTGGTTGCAAATTTAGAGGTCATGGCCATTGAAAACTCAGAGTTTACCGAAGAACATATTATTGAACTTAAGGAACAGCAAGAGGTATTTGAAAATGCCAAAGATGCTATTTCTAGAATACAGGCAGATTTGGAGTTTCATAGATTATTGACCAAAAATTACAAAAATGACTTGGCTTTAAAAATACTACATGATCTAAAGACACGTATTTTTTTTTATGAACGTGCCTTTACAAATGATGACTCCTTCTATAACAAATCTGACAATCAACATGAATCCATTATTTCAGCAATTGCAGACGATAACGTACCTACGGCTTCCCTCCTACTAAAGATGAATTGGATGTTGATTTTAAATTACGTTCAAAAGAAACTTACAGAGTAA
- a CDS encoding cold-shock protein, translated as MAKSQQTFNKTEKEKKRLKKREEKKKKMLARKAAAKENGTSGIPLAYVDFNGNLVDTPPDPAMKVEIEAEDIVLGIPKKEEGDVEEFDPVRNGKVSFFDTTKGFGFIIDAENNEKYFVHVSGLIDEIMENDKVSYELEKGMKGMNAVRVKKI; from the coding sequence ATGGCAAAATCGCAACAAACATTTAATAAAACTGAAAAAGAAAAAAAGCGCTTAAAGAAGCGTGAAGAAAAGAAGAAAAAAATGCTTGCTCGTAAAGCAGCTGCAAAGGAAAATGGTACTTCTGGTATTCCATTGGCTTATGTAGATTTCAATGGAAACTTGGTGGACACTCCGCCAGATCCAGCAATGAAAGTAGAAATTGAAGCTGAAGATATCGTTTTAGGTATTCCTAAGAAAGAAGAAGGTGATGTTGAAGAATTTGATCCGGTAAGAAACGGAAAGGTTTCTTTCTTTGATACTACAAAAGGCTTTGGTTTTATCATAGACGCAGAGAACAATGAAAAATACTTTGTTCATGTTAGTGGTCTTATTGATGAAATTATGGAAAACGACAAAGTTTCTTACGAGTTAGAAAAAGGCATGAAAGGCATGAACGCCGTTCGTGTTAAGAAGATTTAG